From a region of the Arvicanthis niloticus isolate mArvNil1 chromosome 6, mArvNil1.pat.X, whole genome shotgun sequence genome:
- the Sstr2 gene encoding somatostatin receptor type 2 isoform X1, translated as MEMTSEQFNGSQVWIPSPFELNGSLGPSNGSNQTEPYYDMTSNAVLTFIYFVVCVVGLCGNTLVIYVILRYAKMKTITNIYILNLAIADELFMLGLPFLAMQVALVHWPFGKAICRVVMTVDGINQFTSIFCLTVMSIDRYLAVVHPIKSAKWRRPRTAKMINVAVWGVSLLVILPIMIYAGLRSNQWGRSSCTINWPGESGAWYTGFIIYAFILGFLVPLTIICLCYLFIIIKVKSSGIRVGSSKRKKSEKKVTRMVSIVVAVFIFCWLPFYIFNVSSVSVAISPTPALKGMFDFVVILTYANSCANPILYAFLSDNFKKSFQNVLCLVKVSGTEDGERSDSKQDKSRLNETTETQRTLLNGDLQTSI; from the coding sequence ATGGAGATGACCTCTGAGCAGTTCAACGGAAGCCAAGTATGGATACCTTCTCCATTCGAACTCAACGGCTCACTGGGGCCAAGCAATGGCTCCAACCAGACGGAGCCATACTACGACATGACAAGCAACGCGGTCCTCACCTTCATCTACTTCGTGGTGTGCGTCGTTGGGCTGTGCGGCAACACGCTCGTCATTTACGTCATCCTCCGCTACGCCAAGATGAAGACCATCACCAACATTTACATCCTTAACCTGGCCATCGCCGATGAACTCTTCATGCTAGGGCTGCCCTTCTTGGCCATGCAGGTGGCGCTGGTCCACTGGCCTTTCGGCAAGGCCATCTGCCGGGTGGTCATGACTGTAGATGGCATCAATCAGTTCACCAGCATCTTCTGCTTGACAGTCATGAGCATTGACCGTTACCTGGCCGTGGTCCACCCCATTAAGTCAGCCAAATGGAGGCGACCCCGGACAGCCAAAATGATCAATGTGGCTGTGTGGGGTGTGTCTCTGCTCGTCATTTTGCCCATCATGATATATGCCGGCCTCCGGAGCAACCAGTGGGGTAGGAGCAGCTGTACCATCAACTGGCCAGGAGAATCTGGGGCATGGTACACAGGTTTCATTATCTACGCCTTCATCCTGGGGTTCCTGGTACCCCTCACTATCATTTGTCTCTGCTACctgttcattatcatcaaggtgaagTCCTCTGGTATCCGAGTGGGATCATCCAAGAGGAAAAAGTCAGAGAAGAAGGTGACCCGGATGGTGTCCATCGTGGTGGCCGTCTTCATCTTCTGCTGGCTCCCCTTCTACATCTTCAACGTGTCATCCGTGTCTGTGGCCATCAGTCCCACCCCTGCCCTGAAAGGCATGTTTGACTTTGTGGTGATCCTCACCTACGCCAACAGCTGCGCCAACCCCATCCTGTACGCCTTCTTGTCTGACAACTTCAAGAAGAGCTTCCAGAATGTTCTTTGCTTGGTCAAGGTGAGTGGTACGGAGGACGGGGAGAGGAGCGACAGTAAGCAGGACAAATCCCGGCTGAATGAGACCACAGAGACCCAGAGGACCCTCCTCAATGGAGACCTCCAAACCAGTATCTGA
- the Sstr2 gene encoding somatostatin receptor type 2 isoform X2, protein MEMTSEQFNGSQVWIPSPFELNGSLGPSNGSNQTEPYYDMTSNAVLTFIYFVVCVVGLCGNTLVIYVILRYAKMKTITNIYILNLAIADELFMLGLPFLAMQVALVHWPFGKAICRVVMTVDGINQFTSIFCLTVMSIDRYLAVVHPIKSAKWRRPRTAKMINVAVWGVSLLVILPIMIYAGLRSNQWGRSSCTINWPGESGAWYTGFIIYAFILGFLVPLTIICLCYLFIIIKVKSSGIRVGSSKRKKSEKKVTRMVSIVVAVFIFCWLPFYIFNVSSVSVAISPTPALKGMFDFVVILTYANSCANPILYAFLSDNFKKSFQNVLCLVKADNSKSGEEDIIAWV, encoded by the exons ATGGAGATGACCTCTGAGCAGTTCAACGGAAGCCAAGTATGGATACCTTCTCCATTCGAACTCAACGGCTCACTGGGGCCAAGCAATGGCTCCAACCAGACGGAGCCATACTACGACATGACAAGCAACGCGGTCCTCACCTTCATCTACTTCGTGGTGTGCGTCGTTGGGCTGTGCGGCAACACGCTCGTCATTTACGTCATCCTCCGCTACGCCAAGATGAAGACCATCACCAACATTTACATCCTTAACCTGGCCATCGCCGATGAACTCTTCATGCTAGGGCTGCCCTTCTTGGCCATGCAGGTGGCGCTGGTCCACTGGCCTTTCGGCAAGGCCATCTGCCGGGTGGTCATGACTGTAGATGGCATCAATCAGTTCACCAGCATCTTCTGCTTGACAGTCATGAGCATTGACCGTTACCTGGCCGTGGTCCACCCCATTAAGTCAGCCAAATGGAGGCGACCCCGGACAGCCAAAATGATCAATGTGGCTGTGTGGGGTGTGTCTCTGCTCGTCATTTTGCCCATCATGATATATGCCGGCCTCCGGAGCAACCAGTGGGGTAGGAGCAGCTGTACCATCAACTGGCCAGGAGAATCTGGGGCATGGTACACAGGTTTCATTATCTACGCCTTCATCCTGGGGTTCCTGGTACCCCTCACTATCATTTGTCTCTGCTACctgttcattatcatcaaggtgaagTCCTCTGGTATCCGAGTGGGATCATCCAAGAGGAAAAAGTCAGAGAAGAAGGTGACCCGGATGGTGTCCATCGTGGTGGCCGTCTTCATCTTCTGCTGGCTCCCCTTCTACATCTTCAACGTGTCATCCGTGTCTGTGGCCATCAGTCCCACCCCTGCCCTGAAAGGCATGTTTGACTTTGTGGTGATCCTCACCTACGCCAACAGCTGCGCCAACCCCATCCTGTACGCCTTCTTGTCTGACAACTTCAAGAAGAGCTTCCAGAATGTTCTTTGCTTGGTCAAG GCAGACAATTCAAAATCTGGAGAAGAGGACATCATTGCCTGGGTGTGA